From one bacterium Scap17 genomic stretch:
- a CDS encoding ribokinase, translating into MLYNYGSINIDHVYRVPHLVRPGETLASLSYRQVLGGKGANQSLALARAGGDVTHWGRLGNSDRWALEPLESAGVITSQVELSACASGHAIIQVDDQAENSIILHPGANHGFTDEHLATLFSGVTQGDWLLLQNECNALGKVIELAHAKGMKIAFNPAPMGADVLRLPLEYCQVLFLNRGEAAQLVELEESAPVATLLAALHTRLPDTEVVMTLGSEGVCYQLGEQHIQLPAHRVNAVDTTAAGDTFIGYYLASQIEGQSIEESLRRASTASALCVSREGAAPSIPLASDVAAALAEWPTLDVLSN; encoded by the coding sequence ATGCTTTACAACTACGGTTCTATCAATATCGATCACGTCTATCGGGTACCTCACCTGGTACGACCGGGTGAAACCCTGGCGAGTCTCTCCTACCGTCAGGTACTGGGTGGCAAGGGTGCCAACCAGTCGCTCGCGCTTGCGCGCGCCGGAGGCGACGTCACGCACTGGGGCCGCCTTGGCAACAGTGATCGCTGGGCACTCGAGCCGCTGGAAAGCGCCGGTGTCATCACCTCGCAGGTCGAGCTGAGCGCCTGCGCCAGTGGCCACGCCATCATCCAGGTGGACGACCAAGCCGAGAACAGCATCATTCTGCATCCGGGTGCCAACCACGGTTTCACCGATGAGCATCTGGCGACACTGTTCTCCGGCGTGACACAGGGAGATTGGCTGCTGCTGCAAAATGAGTGCAACGCACTGGGCAAGGTCATCGAGCTGGCACATGCCAAGGGCATGAAGATCGCCTTCAATCCGGCCCCGATGGGGGCTGATGTCCTGCGCCTGCCGCTGGAATACTGCCAGGTGCTGTTCCTCAATCGTGGTGAAGCGGCACAGCTGGTCGAGCTGGAAGAGAGCGCGCCTGTCGCCACCCTGCTCGCCGCGCTGCACACTCGTCTGCCTGACACCGAAGTGGTCATGACGCTGGGCAGTGAAGGCGTCTGCTACCAGTTGGGGGAACAGCACATCCAGCTGCCGGCGCATCGCGTCAATGCCGTGGACACCACCGCGGCGGGCGACACCTTCATCGGCTATTACCTGGCAAGCCAGATCGAAGGCCAGAGCATCGAAGAAAGCCTGCGTCGTGCCAGTACCGCCTCTGCCCTGTGCGTGAGCCGCGAAGGCGCAGCGCCGAGCATTCCACTGGCCAGTGATGTCGCCGCTGCCCTGGCCGAATGGCCGACACTCGACGTCCTGAGCAACTGA